A single genomic interval of Tsukamurella paurometabola harbors:
- a CDS encoding putative leader peptide yields the protein MRNRCELLLTRRLAVDLCRMAGCCCLG from the coding sequence ATGCGCAACCGCTGTGAGCTGCTGCTCACCCGCCGACTGGCGGTCGATCTGTGCCGTATGGCCGGTTGTTGCTGTCTGGGCTAG
- a CDS encoding sulfurtransferase: protein MARSDVLVSADWAEQNLDTPGVVFVEVDEDTSAYDDGHIAGAVKLDWKKDLQDQVRRDFVDAEQFGKLLSERGIGNDDTVVLYGGNNNWFAAYAYWYFKLYGHQDVKLLDGGRKKWELDARPLSTDAVSRPATTYVAKPADNSIRAFRDEVVEAINVKNLVDVRSPDEFSGKILAPAHLPQEQSQRPGHIPGAINVPWSKAANEDGTFKSDEDLAALYAEAGLDGEKETIAYCRIGERSSHTWFVLQELLGHKNVKNYDGSWTEYGSLVGVPVELGA, encoded by the coding sequence ATGGCTCGCTCCGACGTCCTGGTCTCCGCAGACTGGGCTGAGCAGAACCTCGACACCCCGGGTGTCGTCTTCGTCGAGGTCGACGAGGACACCAGCGCCTACGACGACGGCCACATCGCCGGCGCCGTGAAGCTGGACTGGAAGAAGGACCTCCAGGACCAGGTCCGTCGCGACTTCGTCGACGCCGAGCAGTTCGGCAAGCTGCTGTCCGAGCGCGGCATCGGCAACGACGACACCGTCGTGCTCTACGGCGGCAACAACAACTGGTTCGCCGCCTACGCCTACTGGTACTTCAAGCTGTACGGCCACCAGGACGTCAAGCTGCTCGACGGTGGCCGTAAGAAGTGGGAGCTCGACGCGCGCCCGCTGTCGACCGATGCCGTCTCGCGCCCCGCGACCACCTACGTCGCGAAGCCCGCCGACAACTCGATCCGCGCCTTCCGCGACGAGGTCGTCGAGGCCATCAACGTCAAGAACCTCGTGGATGTCCGTTCGCCCGACGAGTTCTCGGGCAAGATCCTGGCGCCGGCGCACCTCCCGCAGGAGCAGAGCCAGCGTCCGGGCCACATCCCCGGCGCGATCAACGTGCCGTGGAGCAAGGCCGCCAACGAGGACGGCACCTTCAAGTCCGACGAGGACCTCGCCGCGCTGTACGCGGAGGCGGGCCTCGACGGCGAGAAGGAGACCATCGCCTACTGCCGCATCGGTGAGCGCTCGTCGCACACCTGGTTCGTGCTGCAGGAGCTGCTGGGCCACAAGAATGTCAAGAACTACGACGGCAGCTGGACCGAGTACGGTTCGCTGGTCGGCGTGCCCGTCGAGCTGGGAGCGTAA
- a CDS encoding DUF1416 domain-containing protein, translated as MCGAPKQGQVLPAGVDVEKETVLTGQVLDGAGNPVAGAFVRLLDGTGEFTAEVVASGTGDYRFFAAPGTWTLRALSSVGNGDIQVSPESNGVYNQDITVSK; from the coding sequence ATGTGTGGAGCACCGAAGCAGGGCCAGGTCCTGCCCGCAGGAGTCGACGTCGAGAAGGAGACCGTGCTGACCGGTCAGGTCCTCGACGGTGCCGGTAACCCCGTCGCGGGCGCGTTCGTGCGCCTGCTCGACGGCACCGGCGAGTTCACCGCCGAGGTCGTGGCCTCGGGCACCGGCGACTACCGCTTCTTCGCGGCGCCGGGCACCTGGACGCTGCGCGCGCTGTCCTCCGTGGGCAACGGCGACATCCAGGTCTCGCCCGAGTCGAACGGCGTCTACAACCAGGACATCACCGTCTCGAAGTAG
- a CDS encoding alpha/beta fold hydrolase, with translation MPAPTDAEYFELGDLTLQSGHTLRGARLAYKTFGTLNADKSNVIVYPTWYSGWHTDNEWLVGTDKALNPDEYFIVIPNMLGNGLSTSPSNAASPYDHARFPLVTFYDQVEAQHRLLTEKWGISTIALVTGWSMGAGQTYQWAVSHPEMVQRAAPFCGSSRTAPHNQVFLESLREALRADAAWADGDYDPARPPIKGLRAFARIYSGWGFSQAFYWHETWRELGFTSLDDFLYGFWEQFFRDGRDPNNLIAMIGTWHAGNVGNTPGFDGDHRAALRSIRCPLLAMPAEKDLYFPPEDEAWASQFIEHGEVRVIPGVWGHFAGGGANPVDTAFIDAGLRELLARPGRTG, from the coding sequence GTGCCCGCTCCCACCGACGCCGAGTACTTCGAGCTCGGCGACCTCACCCTGCAGTCCGGCCACACCCTGCGCGGCGCCCGCCTCGCGTACAAGACCTTCGGCACCCTGAACGCCGACAAGTCGAACGTGATCGTCTACCCCACCTGGTACTCCGGCTGGCACACCGACAACGAGTGGCTCGTCGGCACGGACAAGGCCCTGAACCCGGACGAGTACTTCATCGTCATCCCCAACATGCTGGGCAACGGCCTGTCGACGTCCCCGTCCAACGCCGCATCGCCCTACGACCACGCCCGCTTCCCGCTGGTCACCTTCTACGACCAGGTCGAGGCCCAGCACCGGCTTCTCACCGAGAAGTGGGGCATCTCGACGATCGCGCTGGTCACCGGCTGGTCGATGGGCGCGGGCCAGACCTACCAGTGGGCGGTGAGCCACCCCGAGATGGTGCAGCGGGCCGCCCCGTTCTGCGGCTCCAGCCGCACCGCGCCGCACAACCAGGTGTTCCTCGAGTCGCTGCGCGAGGCGCTGCGGGCCGACGCCGCGTGGGCCGACGGCGACTACGACCCCGCGCGCCCGCCGATCAAGGGCCTGCGCGCGTTCGCGCGGATCTACTCGGGATGGGGCTTCTCGCAGGCCTTCTACTGGCACGAGACGTGGCGCGAGCTGGGCTTCACCTCGCTCGACGACTTCCTCTACGGCTTCTGGGAGCAGTTCTTCCGCGACGGCCGCGATCCCAACAACCTCATCGCGATGATCGGCACGTGGCACGCGGGGAACGTCGGCAACACTCCCGGGTTCGACGGTGACCACCGGGCCGCGCTCCGCTCCATCCGGTGCCCGCTGCTCGCGATGCCCGCGGAGAAGGACCTGTACTTCCCGCCGGAGGACGAGGCCTGGGCCTCGCAGTTCATCGAGCACGGCGAGGTGCGGGTGATCCCCGGTGTGTGGGGCCACTTCGCGGGCGGCGGCGCCAACCCCGTCGACACCGCGTTCATCGACGCCGGGCTGCGGGAGCTCCTCGCCCGGCCCGGGCGCACCGGGTAG